The Phragmites australis chromosome 15, lpPhrAust1.1, whole genome shotgun sequence genome window below encodes:
- the LOC133892341 gene encoding RNA-binding protein CP29B, chloroplastic-like: MAAALFSTSLSPRFLALSSPKLAPLPCRLPLPPRAVLASSELATPPRRRFFAPVAVAVSSDYETEGAEQEEGAEEFSEDLKLFVGNLPFSVDSAQLAGLFEQAGSVEMVEVVYDRMTGRSRGFGFVTMSSAEEAGAAVEQFNGYTFQGRPLRVNSGPPPPRDDSAPRAPRVGGGGGGGGSSFDSANKLYVGNLSWGVDNSTLENLFSEQGQVLDAKVIYDRESGRSRGFGFVTYGSSEEVNNAISNLDGIDLDGRQIRVTVAESKPRRQF; this comes from the exons ATGGCGGCCGCGCTCTTCTCCACCTCGCTCTCGCCCCGGTTCCTCGCCCTATCCTCTCCCAAGCTCGCCCCCCTCCCCTGCAGGTTGCCACTGCCTCCGCGCGCTGTGCTGGCGTCGTCCGAGCTGgcgacgccgccgcggcggcggttcTTCGCGCCCGTGGCCGTCGCGGTGTCGTCGGACTACGAGACCGAGGGCGCGGAGCAGGAGGAGGGAGCCGaggagttctccgaggacctgaAGCTGTTCGTCGGCAATCTGCCGTTCAGCGTCGACAGCGCGCAGCTCGCAGGGCTCTTCGAGCAGGCCGGCTCCGTCGAGATGGTCGAG gTTGTATATGATAGAATGACTGGACGAAGCCGTGGATTTGGATTCGTGACAATGTCTTCAGCTGAAGAAGCCGGAGCTGCTGTCGAGCAATTCAACGGTTAT ACATTCCAAGGCCGACCTCTGAGAGTAAactcagggccgccgccgcctagaGATGACTCCGCACCAAGAGCACCAAgggttggtggtggtggtggcggcggcggcagcagcttCGATTCGGCGAACAAGCTCTACGTGGGGAACCTCTCGTGGGGAGTTGACAACTCGACACTGGAGAACCTGTTCAGCGAGCAAGGGCAGGTGCTTGATGCTAAGGTCATCTACGACAGGGAGAGCGGCAGGTCAAGGGGGTTTGGTTTTGTCACCTATGGCTCTTCTGAGGAGGTCAACAATGCCATATCGAACCTTGATGGCATC GACTTGGATGGCAGGCAGATCCGAGTTACAGTTGCAGAATCTAAGCCGAGGCGTCAATTTTGA